In Microbacterium galbinum, a single window of DNA contains:
- a CDS encoding ABC transporter ATP-binding protein, giving the protein MPAPLLQIRDVHKSYGRGPTRFDALKGVSFDVGEGESIAIVGKSGSGKSTLMHLLALLDAPDTGTIALEGVQTARLRGAQLNRTRNKTFGFVFQQFFLTGGNSVLENVVLPLKIAGVRAGERRRRGMAALEQLDLADKARNRAVDLSGGQKQRVVIARALVNNPRIIFADEPTGNLDSATGAVVEDILFGLNREHGITLIVVTHDEDLAARCDRRIVIRDGRIVDESEEQVAA; this is encoded by the coding sequence ATGCCCGCACCCCTTCTTCAGATCAGGGATGTCCACAAGTCCTACGGGCGTGGCCCGACCCGCTTCGATGCGCTCAAGGGGGTGAGCTTCGACGTCGGCGAAGGGGAATCGATCGCGATCGTCGGCAAGAGCGGATCGGGAAAATCCACCCTCATGCACCTGCTCGCCCTGCTCGATGCTCCGGACACCGGAACGATCGCTCTGGAGGGTGTGCAGACGGCTCGCCTGCGAGGCGCTCAGCTCAACCGCACGCGCAACAAGACGTTCGGTTTCGTCTTCCAGCAGTTCTTCCTCACCGGCGGCAACAGCGTGCTCGAGAACGTCGTGCTGCCCCTCAAGATCGCGGGCGTCCGGGCGGGCGAGCGCCGCCGGCGCGGCATGGCCGCGCTCGAGCAGCTCGACCTCGCCGACAAGGCGCGCAACCGGGCGGTGGACCTCTCCGGAGGTCAGAAGCAGCGCGTCGTGATCGCGCGGGCACTGGTGAACAATCCGCGCATCATCTTCGCCGACGAGCCGACCGGCAACCTCGACAGCGCGACGGGCGCCGTGGTCGAGGACATCCTGTTCGGACTCAACCGCGAGCACGGTATCACGCTGATCGTCGTCACCCACGACGAGGATCTCGCGGCGCGCTGCGATCGGCGGATCGTCATCCGCGACGGGCGCATCGTCGACGAGAGCGAAGAGCAGGTCGCCGCATGA
- the zapE gene encoding cell division protein ZapE: protein MTDTQSTTGVVRLSDRQPTVTGPEMLASLVPPPQFDGATFDSYRADESYPSQEEAKETLLRFAGRGAPVKKASFFSRSKKEPAVKPGVYLDGGFGVGKTHLLASIYHAMPARRKYFGSFIEYTALVGALGYKNTVDLLRGADLLCIDEFELDDPGDTMVMTRLLGELVTSGTKLAATSNTPPNALGEGRFAAQDFLREIHQMSDSFQTMRIDGVDFRQRAIDGHSIVLSDEDYASAIASASESGMVSDDAFDEVVAHLARVHPSRYIRLIDGLRLVGLRDVRVLTDQSEALRFVAFVDRVYDAQIPIAATGVSLDQVFAEEMLGGGYRKKYLRAISRLNALTHSSRA from the coding sequence ATGACCGACACGCAGAGCACCACGGGCGTCGTGCGCCTCAGCGACCGCCAGCCGACCGTCACCGGTCCCGAGATGCTCGCGAGCCTCGTCCCGCCGCCGCAGTTCGACGGCGCGACGTTCGACAGCTATCGCGCGGATGAGTCGTACCCCTCCCAGGAGGAGGCGAAGGAGACGCTCCTGCGTTTCGCCGGGCGCGGTGCGCCGGTCAAGAAGGCGTCGTTCTTCAGCCGATCGAAGAAGGAGCCGGCGGTCAAGCCCGGCGTCTACCTCGACGGCGGTTTCGGCGTCGGGAAGACGCACCTCCTCGCGTCGATCTATCACGCCATGCCCGCCCGACGGAAGTACTTCGGATCCTTCATCGAGTACACCGCACTGGTCGGGGCCCTCGGGTACAAGAACACGGTGGATCTGCTGCGCGGAGCCGACCTCCTCTGCATCGACGAGTTCGAGCTCGACGACCCGGGCGACACGATGGTCATGACGCGTCTGCTGGGCGAGCTCGTCACCTCGGGCACGAAGCTCGCGGCCACATCGAACACCCCGCCCAATGCTCTGGGCGAGGGCCGCTTCGCCGCGCAGGATTTCCTCCGCGAGATCCATCAGATGTCGGACAGCTTCCAGACGATGCGGATCGACGGAGTCGACTTCCGTCAGCGGGCGATCGACGGGCACTCGATCGTGCTCTCCGATGAGGACTACGCCTCGGCGATCGCCTCGGCATCCGAGTCCGGGATGGTCTCCGACGACGCGTTCGACGAGGTCGTCGCGCATCTGGCGCGCGTGCACCCCTCTCGGTACATCCGCCTGATCGACGGCCTCCGACTCGTCGGGCTGCGCGATGTGCGCGTGCTCACCGATCAGTCCGAGGCGCTGCGGTTCGTCGCCTTCGTCGATCGCGTCTACGACGCGCAGATCCCGATCGCCGCGACCGGAGTATCGCTGGACCAGGTCTTCGCCGAGGAGATGCTCGGCGGCGGGTACCGCAAGAAGTACCTGCGCGCCATCTCGCGGCTGAATGCACTGACGCATTCCAGCCGCGCGTAA
- a CDS encoding ammonium transporter produces the protein MDAPGNISWAITATALVLLMTPGVAFFYGGLVKAKSVVSMMMMSFGSIGLVAVLWILFGYSMSAVDSPTQFAGNPFADFGLSALSEGPDANVALLGVAYGATFAIITVALISGAIADRAKFGSWLIFAGIFATVGYFPIAAWVWGGGWIMNLGTTLFGEDSGIAVIDYAGGTAVHINAGAAALALALVLGKRIGFQKGILKPHNVPLTLLGAALLWFGWFGFNAGAEWLSEDMGGVGLIGINTLGATAAAILGWIVIEKIKDGKPTSVGAASGAVAGLVAITPACANLTPGWALVLGLVAGVVCALAVELKFRLGFDDSLDVVGIHLVGGLIGTLYLGFFATGQGMFTGGDWRLLAVQAIAAGGVLIYSFVVAFIIGFAIEKTIGFRVTSEDEIAGVDSVVHGEEGYALTNA, from the coding sequence ATGGATGCTCCCGGCAACATCTCCTGGGCGATCACCGCGACCGCCCTCGTTCTTCTCATGACCCCCGGCGTTGCCTTCTTCTACGGCGGCCTGGTCAAGGCGAAGAGCGTGGTCAGCATGATGATGATGAGCTTCGGCTCCATCGGACTGGTGGCCGTGCTCTGGATCCTGTTCGGCTACTCGATGAGCGCGGTCGACAGCCCCACGCAGTTCGCGGGCAACCCGTTCGCCGACTTCGGTCTCTCGGCGCTGTCCGAGGGCCCCGACGCGAACGTCGCCCTTCTCGGTGTCGCGTACGGCGCGACCTTCGCGATCATCACGGTCGCCCTGATCTCCGGCGCCATCGCCGACCGCGCCAAGTTCGGCTCCTGGCTGATCTTCGCCGGCATCTTCGCCACGGTCGGGTACTTCCCGATCGCCGCGTGGGTCTGGGGCGGCGGCTGGATCATGAACCTCGGCACCACGCTCTTCGGCGAGGACAGCGGCATCGCCGTCATCGACTACGCCGGTGGTACCGCGGTGCACATCAACGCGGGTGCCGCGGCCCTCGCCCTCGCTCTCGTCCTCGGCAAGCGCATCGGCTTCCAGAAGGGCATCCTCAAGCCGCACAACGTGCCGCTGACGCTGCTCGGTGCCGCTCTGCTGTGGTTCGGCTGGTTCGGTTTCAACGCCGGTGCGGAGTGGCTGTCGGAGGACATGGGCGGTGTCGGACTCATCGGCATCAACACCCTCGGCGCCACGGCGGCGGCCATCCTCGGTTGGATCGTCATCGAGAAGATCAAGGACGGCAAGCCCACCTCGGTCGGCGCCGCCTCGGGTGCCGTCGCCGGTCTCGTCGCCATCACCCCCGCCTGCGCCAACCTGACGCCCGGCTGGGCACTGGTCCTCGGCCTCGTCGCCGGTGTCGTCTGCGCCCTGGCCGTCGAGCTGAAGTTCCGTCTCGGCTTCGACGACTCGCTCGACGTCGTCGGCATCCACCTCGTCGGTGGCCTCATCGGTACCCTCTACCTCGGCTTCTTCGCCACCGGACAGGGCATGTTCACCGGTGGTGACTGGCGCCTGCTGGCCGTCCAGGCCATCGCCGCAGGTGGCGTGCTGATCTACTCCTTCGTCGTCGCCTTCATCATCGGCTTCGCGATCGAGAAGACGATCGGCTTCCGCGTCACGAGCGAGGACGAGATCGCCGGTGTCGACTCCGTCGTCCACGGCGAGGAGGGCTACGCGCTCACCAACGCCTGA
- a CDS encoding SPW repeat domain-containing protein, with the protein MRFIPTKVHGVLDYVVGIALIAAPWLFGFAAVGGAAVIIPIVLGVGLIVYSLFTKYEWGPFGFIPMPVHLVFDIVASLFLALSPWIFGFSGEALNVWLPHVVVGVTVIIVVLFSQPQPQTTPRAARA; encoded by the coding sequence ATGCGTTTCATCCCCACGAAGGTCCACGGAGTCCTCGACTACGTCGTCGGCATCGCACTCATCGCGGCACCGTGGCTGTTCGGATTCGCCGCCGTCGGTGGCGCAGCGGTAATCATCCCGATCGTGCTCGGTGTCGGCCTCATCGTCTACAGCCTGTTCACGAAGTACGAATGGGGACCCTTCGGGTTCATCCCCATGCCCGTGCACCTCGTCTTCGACATCGTCGCGAGCCTGTTCCTCGCCCTCTCGCCGTGGATCTTCGGCTTCTCCGGAGAAGCGCTCAACGTCTGGCTGCCGCACGTCGTCGTGGGCGTGACGGTCATCATCGTCGTGCTGTTCTCGCAGCCGCAGCCCCAGACCACGCCGCGGGCCGCCCGAGCCTGA
- a CDS encoding response regulator transcription factor — MIRVLIVDDQALIRQAVADILGAQDDIDVIGLAANGREAIDFVSAHRPDIVIMDIRMPVLDGIEATAQICRAPGLEGVRVLILTTFEEDEYLVQALRAGASGFIGKGAEPDDIPRAVRSVHAGDALLSPLATRALVDRFVAMPVRGAPAPGVAELDSLTEREREVLLMVARGRSNQEIAEELFISPHTAKTHVNRIMTKVGAHDRAQLVILAYESGLLVHGG; from the coding sequence ATGATCCGCGTTCTCATCGTCGACGACCAGGCACTGATCCGACAGGCGGTCGCCGACATCCTCGGCGCGCAGGACGACATCGACGTCATCGGGCTTGCCGCGAACGGGCGGGAGGCGATCGACTTCGTGTCGGCGCATCGGCCGGACATCGTGATCATGGACATCCGGATGCCCGTGCTCGACGGCATCGAGGCGACCGCGCAGATCTGCCGGGCGCCGGGTCTCGAGGGCGTCCGCGTGCTCATCCTGACCACCTTCGAGGAGGACGAGTACCTCGTCCAGGCGCTTCGTGCGGGCGCCAGCGGCTTCATCGGCAAGGGCGCCGAGCCCGACGACATCCCGCGCGCCGTGCGCTCCGTGCACGCCGGCGACGCCCTGCTCTCCCCGTTGGCGACCCGCGCACTCGTCGACCGCTTCGTCGCGATGCCGGTCCGAGGAGCGCCGGCACCGGGAGTCGCCGAGCTCGATTCGCTCACCGAACGCGAGCGAGAAGTGCTGCTGATGGTCGCTCGGGGTCGCTCCAACCAGGAGATCGCGGAAGAGCTGTTCATCTCGCCGCACACCGCCAAGACCCACGTGAACCGCATCATGACCAAGGTCGGAGCGCACGACCGTGCCCAACTCGTGATCCTCGCCTACGAGAGCGGTCTGCTCGTTCACGGCGGCTGA
- a CDS encoding histidine kinase has protein sequence MAEHTDVPEAPADPRPRMPVWLPDVLVAVVVLVFALAPTPIPDFRPTSVLSLVLVLLPLAIVPWRRRWPLLTLAALLVNFGAAAATGILSPGIGIAIGLAMYQVTLRTIRRRALLIAACAVVAVMLLSLLSAIGSVYDPRAFQFGLIVALSTALGDAARSRRDYISAITERAERAVRSRESEAQRRVSEERLRIARDLHDAVAHQIAVISLQAGVATSVIDDRPEKAKQALATIRGAARSVLGEIGDLMSMLRTADVGDGSTGPQAGTDRIDELVHQFASSGLEVTVRTEGDLDRVTGATGLVAYRVVQEALTNAHKHGTEHRAHLLLRADDDGLAITVTNPTTASPSPGGSESPGLGLLGLRERVTSVRGTVDAGPDGGSWKIRAWMPRSKEQS, from the coding sequence ATGGCAGAGCACACCGACGTTCCCGAGGCGCCCGCGGATCCGCGCCCGCGGATGCCGGTATGGCTCCCCGACGTGCTCGTCGCTGTCGTCGTGCTCGTCTTCGCCCTGGCACCGACTCCGATCCCCGACTTCCGCCCGACGAGCGTGCTCTCCCTCGTCCTCGTGCTCCTCCCCCTCGCGATCGTCCCCTGGCGACGGCGGTGGCCGCTCCTGACGCTCGCCGCGCTCCTGGTCAACTTCGGCGCCGCAGCCGCCACCGGCATCCTGTCGCCCGGTATCGGCATCGCGATCGGCCTCGCGATGTACCAGGTCACCCTGCGCACCATCCGTCGACGCGCGCTGCTGATCGCGGCGTGCGCCGTCGTCGCCGTGATGCTGTTGTCCCTGCTCTCGGCGATCGGCTCCGTGTACGACCCGCGGGCGTTCCAGTTCGGGCTGATCGTGGCGCTCTCGACCGCCCTCGGCGACGCGGCGCGCTCGCGGCGCGACTACATCTCCGCCATCACCGAGCGGGCGGAACGCGCGGTGCGCAGCCGAGAGTCCGAAGCCCAGCGGCGCGTGAGCGAGGAACGACTGCGGATCGCCCGGGATCTGCACGACGCGGTCGCGCACCAGATCGCGGTCATCAGTCTGCAGGCGGGAGTCGCGACCTCGGTGATCGACGATCGCCCGGAGAAGGCCAAGCAGGCGTTGGCGACGATCCGCGGCGCCGCGCGCAGCGTGCTCGGCGAGATCGGAGACCTCATGTCGATGCTGCGCACGGCCGACGTCGGCGACGGGAGCACCGGCCCCCAGGCCGGCACCGACCGCATCGACGAGCTCGTCCACCAGTTCGCGTCGTCCGGATTGGAGGTGACGGTGCGCACCGAGGGCGACCTCGACCGCGTCACCGGTGCGACCGGGCTCGTCGCCTACCGCGTCGTCCAGGAGGCACTCACGAACGCGCACAAGCACGGCACCGAGCATCGCGCCCACCTCCTGCTCCGCGCCGACGACGACGGCCTCGCGATCACGGTCACCAATCCGACGACCGCGTCGCCCTCACCAGGCGGCAGCGAGTCCCCCGGTCTCGGTCTCCTCGGCCTTCGCGAGCGCGTGACCTCCGTGCGAGGCACGGTCGACGCAGGACCCGACGGCGGCAGCTGGAAGATCCGCGCCTGGATGCCGCGGTCGAAGGAGCAGTCATGA
- a CDS encoding type II toxin-antitoxin system PemK/MazF family toxin yields MSSSRSILVTIAQALLDALTPRTSRPRKEPGRSAVLKASRTDAGRTRGVETVRLDPAHLDDVVISYAPDRDGAPDAGEIIWTWVPYEEGDGRGKDRPVLVIGRESSDRVFAVRMTSRSHDGDRDYLSIGSGEWDSQGRESWVDVEQLYSVHDAGMRREAAVLARARFDRVAAALQRRYGWRADR; encoded by the coding sequence GTGAGTTCATCCAGGAGCATCCTCGTCACGATCGCGCAAGCGCTGCTCGACGCACTGACACCCCGAACGTCCCGGCCCCGCAAGGAGCCGGGACGTTCGGCCGTGCTGAAGGCGTCGAGAACGGATGCCGGGCGCACCCGCGGGGTCGAGACCGTGCGCCTCGATCCCGCGCACCTCGACGACGTCGTCATCAGCTACGCGCCCGATCGCGATGGCGCTCCCGATGCCGGGGAGATCATCTGGACCTGGGTGCCCTACGAGGAGGGCGACGGGCGGGGCAAGGACCGCCCGGTGCTCGTGATCGGCCGGGAATCCTCGGATCGGGTGTTCGCCGTGCGGATGACCAGCCGCTCCCACGACGGCGATCGCGACTACCTGTCGATCGGATCGGGGGAGTGGGACTCCCAGGGGCGGGAGTCCTGGGTCGACGTCGAGCAGCTCTACAGCGTCCACGATGCGGGTATGCGCCGCGAGGCCGCCGTGCTCGCGCGTGCGCGCTTCGACCGGGTCGCCGCCGCCCTCCAGCGGCGCTACGGCTGGCGCGCCGACCGGTAG